The Cytophagia bacterium CHB2 genomic sequence GCAGAGGGCCAAGTCAGTTTCATCTATTTTATTTTTCATTATTGATGGCCTCAATAAATTGGATTGATGGATCGCTGAATTGTTGGATTAATAGCCGCAACAATCCAATGATCCAATAATCCAGCAATCCATCTCTAAATCGAATTTGCATGCACCGCCGGCCGTTCATAAACCGGCTCGTCAATCGTTGTGCGGAAAAGTTCTTCGCCGTCTTTGCCATATGCGATTACCGTGTCGTTGTAAATAGTCACCGGCTTGCCGCGCAGCGTGCCGTCGTAAATTTTCGGGCCTTCCTGAAATTTGTAACTGAAGATGATCAGATTCGAGCGCCGGAACAATTGCAATACCGCCAGCAGCTCGCGATCGGGATTCATGTAGCGCTCGATGGCTTCATCGACGCCGGGGCCGAACATTTGTTGCAAATACGGACGCGGCACCCAGCGCGGCGGAATGTAATAACCGTTCGGCGCGGTGCCGAGCTGCGGATAGAGCGGCAGCGCGACCTTCGCGACATGAACGAGATAATAAAGCGGATTGTAGCGATCTTCCGCCCACGTGCCGTTGGTGTTCATCTTCACCAAGCCCTGCATACGAATTTGCCCGATGCACGCGGCCATGCAGCGCGTTTCCATCGGCTTGCCGTTGGATTCAGGATCGGTACCCTCGACGCGCGGATAGCAGGCGATGCACTTTTCAGAAATGCGCGTGTTGCCGCGATACATGGTCTTTTTGTAAGGGCAAGCTTCGACGCATTTGCGATAGCCGCGACACTGTTCCTGATCCAGCAACACGATGCCGTCTTCCGGGCGCTTGTAGATCGCTTTGCGCGGACACGCGGCGAGACACGCGGGATACGTGCAGTGATTGCAAATGCGCGCGAGATAGAAGAACCACGTTTTGTGTATCGGCAGCTCCGTGCCTTCTTTGTCTAATTCATATTTCCTGCCTTTGATGCCCTTGGGATTGTCTTCGTAAATGTTCGGAGAATTCCACTCGTGATCTTCCGGCAAATAGCCGAGCACGCGCGCGCTCTCTGGCGTGAGTTTTTTCTTCGCCGCTTCGAAGATCGTCATGCCGTCAAATTGCGCTTGGCCCTTCGATTTACTCCAAGACTGCCCGCCGGGATTCGCTTCATCCAGCAGCTTGAGAATTTTCATATCCCAAAACTGCGGATAGCCGCCATACGGCTTGGTCTCAACATTGGCCCACCACATGTGCTCCTGGCCTTTGTTG encodes the following:
- a CDS encoding nitrate oxidoreductase subunit beta, which produces MPKVFNWQLGREMEYPYEAAFPKRQFAFVFNINRCIACQSCTMACKSTWTFNKGQEHMWWANVETKPYGGYPQFWDMKILKLLDEANPGGQSWSKSKGQAQFDGMTIFEAAKKKLTPESARVLGYLPEDHEWNSPNIYEDNPKGIKGRKYELDKEGTELPIHKTWFFYLARICNHCTYPACLAACPRKAIYKRPEDGIVLLDQEQCRGYRKCVEACPYKKTMYRGNTRISEKCIACYPRVEGTDPESNGKPMETRCMAACIGQIRMQGLVKMNTNGTWAEDRYNPLYYLVHVAKVALPLYPQLGTAPNGYYIPPRWVPRPYLQQMFGPGVDEAIERYMNPDRELLAVLQLFRRSNLIIFSYKFQEGPKIYDGTLRGKPVTIYNDTVIAYGKDGEELFRTTIDEPVYERPAVHANSI